A DNA window from Luteolibacter luteus contains the following coding sequences:
- a CDS encoding DUF1501 domain-containing protein: protein MSTIDQDRATVLRTRRDFFRTAGCAALSSIGVASTIRDFRLVNSALAQGAGPFTFPDYKAMVCIFLSGGNDSNNLVIPRGTAHAQYASIRGNLTIPESQLLPLNSLNNDGNEYGLHPACPELQNLYNTGKAAFLFNVGPLLFPTTRIQYQKKTVALPPQLFSHSDQVTHWQTSLPDLPPRSGWGGRIADLLHPYQNELLNDPASRAKISLCTSIAGSNTFEVGNSVQQYHVSTSGAVTLSGAAPGSTREGVVRNIATLPQHNLQTGVLGDIIDDAIATGALLNSAIAPTASWTWDTPFPTTSVGNQLKMIARIIAARGALKIKRQIFFVSVGGYDTHTAQMGAGGDALTGSHANLLGELSEAIAAFQGAVEQISRHATYGDATLANSVVGFTGSDFGRTFPTNGQGSDHGWGSHHIIFGGNGNPTTGAVRGKRTYGTFPVHQINGPDDTSTGRWIPTTSVDEYSATLAKWFGVDSNHLPVVFPNIGRFSNPDLGFLNT from the coding sequence ATGTCCACCATCGATCAGGACCGCGCCACGGTGCTCCGCACGCGCCGCGATTTCTTCCGCACCGCGGGCTGTGCCGCGCTGAGCTCCATCGGCGTCGCCAGCACGATCCGGGATTTCCGCCTGGTGAACTCGGCCCTCGCCCAAGGAGCCGGCCCCTTCACCTTCCCGGACTACAAGGCGATGGTCTGCATCTTCCTCTCCGGGGGAAATGACAGCAACAACCTGGTGATCCCGCGCGGTACGGCGCACGCCCAGTATGCCTCGATCCGCGGGAACCTGACGATCCCGGAGAGCCAGCTGCTGCCGCTCAATTCGCTGAACAACGACGGCAACGAATACGGCCTGCACCCGGCCTGCCCGGAGCTGCAGAACCTCTACAACACGGGCAAGGCGGCCTTCCTTTTCAACGTGGGTCCCCTGCTCTTCCCGACCACGAGGATCCAGTATCAGAAGAAGACCGTGGCCCTGCCGCCGCAGCTCTTCTCGCACTCCGACCAGGTCACCCACTGGCAGACCTCGCTCCCCGATCTTCCGCCGCGCTCCGGCTGGGGCGGCCGCATTGCGGACCTCCTGCACCCTTATCAGAACGAGTTGCTGAACGATCCGGCAAGCAGGGCGAAGATCTCGCTCTGCACCAGCATCGCGGGTTCAAACACCTTCGAGGTCGGCAACTCCGTCCAACAGTATCATGTCTCCACCAGCGGTGCCGTGACGCTTTCCGGCGCGGCACCGGGATCAACCCGCGAGGGCGTGGTCAGGAACATCGCCACGCTGCCACAGCACAATCTCCAGACCGGCGTGCTCGGCGATATCATCGACGATGCGATCGCGACCGGTGCCTTGCTCAACTCCGCCATCGCGCCCACCGCTTCCTGGACTTGGGACACGCCCTTCCCGACGACTTCGGTCGGCAACCAGCTAAAGATGATCGCGCGCATCATCGCCGCCCGCGGCGCGCTCAAGATCAAGCGCCAGATCTTCTTCGTGTCCGTCGGGGGCTACGATACCCACACCGCGCAGATGGGTGCCGGAGGCGACGCGCTGACCGGCAGCCATGCCAACCTTCTCGGCGAACTCAGCGAGGCCATCGCCGCCTTCCAAGGTGCGGTCGAGCAAATCAGCCGGCATGCGACCTATGGCGACGCCACCCTCGCGAACAGCGTGGTGGGCTTCACGGGCTCCGACTTCGGGCGCACTTTCCCAACCAATGGCCAGGGCAGCGACCACGGCTGGGGTAGCCACCACATCATCTTCGGGGGGAATGGAAATCCGACCACCGGCGCGGTCCGCGGCAAGCGCACCTACGGCACCTTCCCCGTGCATCAGATCAACGGGCCCGACGACACCAGTACCGGCCGCTGGATCCCGACCACCAGCGTGGATGAGTACAGCGCCACGCTGGCAAAGTGGTTCGGCGTGGACTCGAACCACCTCCCGGTCGTGTTCCCGAATATCGGCCGCTTCTCCAATCCGGACCTCGGCTTCCTCAATACCTGA
- a CDS encoding Ig-like domain-containing protein, translating to MCSTSGTLAATAGSVTLGWLANPEANIQRYELQWGTASGSRPNTVDAGKNLTASIGGLNPGTTYYFAVIARNSFGQPSQPSSEVAFTMPGTPNTAPEALSTGLTLEEEGQQDLTLSASDAESDALTYAIVSSPSKGTLLGSPPNLTYRAGLNQSGSDSFSFRVSDGVLESAVATVSVIITPVNDPPVASGKSVTTNEDSSVVIALGGTDPDGDALTYTILSPPALGTLSGSGANRTYQPAANASGNDSFTYTVSDGSFESEPATVMITVNPVNDTPVANAGTASTAEDTPVAITLGGSDAEGSTLSYLTAAPANGIISGTPPNLTYTPKANHNGSDTFTFRVNDGALTSTPATVTISISPVNDQPVAQAKTVKTVRDNAVAVTLAGSDVDGDALSYQVVTQPASGTLSGTPPNLSYKATAGFTGADRFTYRVHDGVLPSAEAAVSIEVASNTPPVASARTVTTNEDTEVAVLLAGTDGDGDVLSYSIVSSPGKGVLTGSGANLVYKPNANVNGSDSFTFRVNDGREFSAAATVALSITAVNDAPLANGRSATTLEDTPVSIVLSGSDIESSNLSYAIVTQPANGTLAGNAPNLTYTPKLNYNGGDSFTFRVNDGSANSTPATVNITVNPVNDAPAANPKSISTPRNTAVAVVLTGGDAEGSPLTFTVMSSPVNGTLSGTPPNLTYTPKNDFAGSDSFTFRVNDGSANSPNATVSIGVANTNRPPQAHGKAVTTMMSKAVSVQLAGTDADANPLSYRIVNAPANGTLTGTPPNVVYKPKTRWSGNDQFTYVVNDGSLDSAAATVSVKVKKKNLKPVGQPQSMVVNQNGSGSTTLAGSDADGDALSFSIVTKPVHGTLTLALPGVTYTPEPGYKGKDRFTFVVNDGTAKSLPTAIEINVVNPNNQVPIPADREYTTSWKTAVPVPISATDPDGDKLTYVVVDKPSAGKLTGKVPNLVYKAPKNFTGTVRFSFKSSDGTALSGLGWITITVTNPPAANARSLADGKDGKAVSGAQALEPDLLPVLSVHADPARKGGLLLQASGTPGRSYMLESSSRNVVAWQPVQAVTLGEDGTAKVALMAPEESGYYRLSDP from the coding sequence ATGTGCTCGACCTCCGGCACCCTCGCCGCCACGGCAGGAAGCGTCACGCTCGGTTGGCTCGCCAATCCGGAAGCGAATATCCAGCGCTACGAACTGCAATGGGGGACCGCCAGCGGCAGCCGCCCCAATACGGTCGATGCCGGCAAGAACCTGACGGCCTCAATCGGTGGCCTGAATCCCGGAACAACGTATTACTTCGCGGTCATCGCGCGGAATAGCTTTGGCCAGCCAAGCCAGCCGTCCTCGGAGGTCGCCTTTACGATGCCGGGTACCCCGAACACCGCGCCCGAGGCCCTTTCGACCGGCCTGACGCTCGAGGAAGAAGGCCAGCAGGACCTCACGCTTTCCGCGAGTGATGCGGAGAGCGACGCGCTGACCTACGCGATCGTCTCTTCACCCTCGAAAGGAACCCTGCTCGGCAGCCCGCCGAATCTTACTTACCGCGCCGGGCTGAACCAAAGCGGCAGTGATAGCTTCAGCTTCCGCGTGTCCGATGGCGTGCTGGAGTCGGCCGTCGCTACCGTCAGCGTGATTATCACGCCGGTGAATGATCCGCCGGTGGCCAGCGGGAAATCGGTGACGACGAATGAGGACAGCAGCGTGGTGATCGCACTGGGCGGGACCGATCCCGATGGAGACGCATTGACCTACACGATCCTGAGTCCGCCGGCCCTGGGCACCCTGAGCGGCAGCGGGGCGAACCGCACCTACCAGCCCGCGGCCAATGCCTCGGGCAACGACAGCTTCACCTACACGGTGAGCGACGGCTCCTTCGAGTCCGAGCCCGCGACGGTGATGATCACCGTCAATCCGGTGAACGATACGCCCGTGGCAAATGCCGGGACCGCGAGCACTGCGGAGGACACTCCGGTGGCGATCACCTTGGGCGGATCGGACGCGGAAGGCAGCACGCTTTCCTATCTCACCGCTGCCCCGGCGAATGGCATCATTTCCGGGACGCCGCCGAACCTCACCTACACGCCGAAGGCGAACCACAATGGCAGCGACACCTTCACCTTCCGGGTGAATGACGGGGCGCTGACTTCGACTCCCGCGACCGTGACGATCTCGATCAGTCCGGTAAACGACCAACCCGTGGCCCAGGCCAAGACGGTGAAGACGGTGAGGGACAATGCGGTGGCTGTCACGCTCGCGGGCAGCGATGTGGATGGAGATGCCCTGAGCTATCAGGTGGTCACCCAGCCCGCGAGCGGCACGCTTTCCGGCACGCCGCCCAATCTCAGCTATAAGGCCACCGCGGGCTTCACTGGTGCCGATCGCTTTACCTATCGCGTTCATGACGGGGTGCTCCCTTCCGCGGAGGCGGCGGTTTCGATCGAGGTGGCAAGCAACACGCCACCGGTGGCAAGCGCGCGAACCGTGACGACGAATGAAGACACCGAGGTGGCCGTGCTGCTTGCCGGGACGGATGGGGATGGGGATGTGCTGAGCTATTCCATCGTGAGCAGTCCCGGAAAAGGGGTGCTGACGGGAAGCGGTGCCAATCTGGTCTACAAGCCGAATGCCAACGTCAACGGCAGCGATAGCTTCACCTTCCGCGTGAATGATGGCCGGGAGTTTTCCGCGGCGGCCACGGTGGCGCTGTCGATCACGGCGGTGAACGATGCACCGCTGGCAAACGGACGCTCCGCCACGACGCTGGAAGACACGCCGGTGTCCATCGTCCTTTCCGGCAGCGACATCGAGTCTTCCAATCTCAGCTATGCGATCGTGACACAGCCGGCGAACGGCACCCTGGCTGGGAACGCTCCGAATCTCACCTACACGCCGAAGCTGAACTACAACGGCGGGGACAGTTTCACTTTCCGGGTGAACGATGGCTCGGCGAATTCCACGCCTGCGACGGTCAACATCACGGTCAATCCGGTGAACGACGCGCCGGCAGCCAACCCGAAATCCATCTCGACCCCGCGCAACACGGCGGTGGCGGTGGTGCTGACGGGCGGTGACGCCGAGGGAAGCCCGCTGACCTTCACGGTGATGAGTTCCCCCGTGAATGGCACGCTCAGCGGCACGCCACCGAATCTCACCTACACGCCGAAGAACGATTTTGCCGGCAGCGACAGCTTTACCTTCCGCGTGAATGACGGCTCGGCAAACTCGCCGAACGCAACCGTCTCGATCGGCGTGGCCAATACCAACCGGCCTCCGCAGGCGCATGGCAAGGCGGTGACCACGATGATGAGCAAGGCGGTGAGCGTGCAATTGGCGGGCACCGATGCCGATGCGAATCCGCTGAGCTACCGGATCGTGAATGCCCCGGCCAACGGGACACTCACCGGCACGCCTCCGAATGTCGTCTACAAGCCGAAGACCCGCTGGTCCGGCAATGACCAATTCACCTATGTGGTCAACGATGGCAGCTTGGATTCCGCCGCCGCGACGGTGAGCGTGAAGGTGAAGAAGAAGAACCTCAAGCCGGTGGGGCAGCCGCAGAGCATGGTGGTGAATCAGAACGGCTCCGGGAGCACGACGCTCGCGGGCAGCGATGCGGATGGGGATGCGCTGAGCTTCTCCATCGTCACCAAGCCGGTCCATGGCACGCTCACGCTTGCCTTGCCAGGGGTGACCTACACGCCCGAGCCGGGATACAAGGGGAAGGACCGCTTCACCTTCGTCGTGAATGACGGCACCGCGAAGTCGCTGCCGACAGCGATCGAGATCAACGTGGTCAATCCGAACAACCAGGTGCCGATTCCAGCGGATCGCGAATACACGACCAGCTGGAAAACGGCGGTGCCGGTGCCGATCTCTGCGACGGATCCCGATGGGGACAAGCTGACCTATGTGGTCGTGGACAAGCCATCGGCGGGCAAGCTGACCGGCAAGGTTCCGAACCTCGTTTACAAGGCTCCGAAGAACTTCACGGGCACGGTGCGTTTCAGCTTCAAGTCCAGCGACGGCACCGCGCTGTCTGGATTGGGATGGATCACGATCACGGTTACGAATCCTCCGGCTGCAAATGCGCGCAGCCTCGCGGACGGAAAGGATGGAAAGGCGGTGAGCGGGGCACAGGCATTAGAGCCGGACCTCTTGCCCGTGCTTTCGGTCCACGCGGATCCGGCGAGGAAGGGCGGCTTGCTGTTGCAAGCAAGCGGAACCCCTGGAAGGAGCTATATGCTGGAATCGTCGTCGAGGAACGTCGTGGCTTGGCAGCCGGTCCAGGCGGTGACGCTCGGGGAGGACGGAACGGCGAAGGTAGCGCTCATGGCTCCGGAAGAGAGCGGATATTATCGGCTGAGTGATCCGTGA
- a CDS encoding alpha/beta hydrolase family protein gives MSLLQRTPLIGQARQREMLKSATTFTYSETPEGPLQAHFFTPPGFEAGDKRPLIIFLHGGFWETPMATQFVPHCLHFAERGAVPVTVETRVSSTHRTGPMEALQDLQSFLLWVKGYEHHFGVDPERVVLAGAAGGAFLALALTLPKLQKGEAPPVYNPAALLLFSALLDTTVRPVNQRFPDNATAKRLSPMKNVKRKATPMIFFHGKKDRVTPYANVEKFYKSMRWRRNKIELLDFENAEHSFFNFNVSDLHYELSVAAADRFLVDLGILAPPPVIDEGLVEGSMM, from the coding sequence ATGAGTCTGCTGCAAAGAACCCCGCTGATCGGACAAGCCCGGCAGCGGGAGATGCTGAAGTCGGCCACCACCTTCACCTATTCGGAGACTCCCGAAGGGCCATTGCAGGCGCATTTCTTCACGCCTCCCGGGTTTGAGGCCGGGGACAAGCGCCCGCTGATCATTTTCCTCCACGGCGGCTTCTGGGAAACGCCCATGGCGACCCAGTTCGTGCCGCACTGCCTCCATTTCGCGGAGCGCGGGGCGGTGCCGGTCACCGTGGAGACCCGCGTGTCATCGACCCACCGCACCGGACCGATGGAAGCGCTGCAGGATCTGCAAAGCTTCCTGCTCTGGGTGAAGGGCTACGAGCACCACTTCGGCGTCGATCCGGAGCGCGTGGTTCTGGCCGGTGCCGCGGGCGGTGCCTTCCTGGCGCTCGCGCTGACCCTGCCGAAGCTTCAGAAGGGTGAAGCCCCGCCGGTCTACAATCCCGCCGCGCTGCTGCTCTTCAGCGCGCTGCTGGATACCACCGTGCGCCCGGTAAACCAGCGTTTCCCGGACAATGCCACTGCCAAGCGCCTCAGCCCGATGAAGAACGTGAAGCGGAAGGCCACGCCGATGATCTTCTTCCACGGCAAGAAGGACCGCGTCACGCCGTACGCGAACGTCGAGAAGTTCTACAAGTCGATGCGCTGGCGCCGGAACAAGATCGAGCTGCTCGACTTCGAGAACGCCGAGCATTCCTTCTTCAACTTCAACGTCTCCGATCTCCACTACGAGCTGAGCGTCGCCGCCGCGGATCGCTTCCTCGTGGATCTCGGTATCCTCGCACCGCCCCCGGTGATCGATGAGGGCTTGGTCGAAGGTTCGATGATGTGA